TGTGGGCACCCGAACGTGCCGCCAGGCGAGCCGCGCGCAGTTTGGTCTGCATGCCGCCACGGCCCAAGGCGCCGCCAGTACCACCGGCCACGGCGTCCAGCGCCGGGTCGTCTGCGCGGGCTTCATAGATCAGCTGGGCTTCGGGGTTGTTGCGCGGGTCGGCATCGAACATGCCGTCGCGGTCGGTGAGGATCACCAGCAGGTCGGCCTCCACCAGGTTGGCCACCAGCGCAGCCAGGGTGTCGTTGTCGCCGAAACGGATTTCGTCGGTGACCACGGTGTCGTTTTCGTTGATCACCGGCACCACGCCCAGGTCGACCAGCGTGCGCAAGGTGCTGCGGGCGTTGAGGTAACGTTTGCGGTCGGACAGGTCGTCATGGGTCAGAAGGATCTGCGCGGTGTGCTTGCCGTGCTCGCCGAAGCTCGACTCCCAGGCCTGTACCAGGCGCATCTGGCCGATCGAGGCGGCCGCCTGCAGCTCGTTCATCGCGCTCGGTCGCGAGGTCCAGCCCAGCTGGCTCATGCCAGCGGCCACGGCCCCGGAAGAGACCAGCACCAACTCCACGCCTGCCTCACGCAGTGCGACCATCTGCTCGACCCAAACGGCCATTGCGCCGCGATCGAGGCCCTTGCCATCAGCGGTCAGCAGTGCGCTGCCAATCTTCACGACCCAGCGCTTGGCGCCCGTCACCTTGCTTCGCATCTTCTTCCAACCTATGTCGAATCTGTAGATACCGTAGATACAAAAACGCCGCTCCAGAGAGCGGCGTTTAGTGTACTGCAACCGGTCAGTCGCGCACGTAAATGATTTCTGGGCCGTCTTCGTCGTCCTCGAAATCATCGTCCCAACCGTCATCGTCGCCGATGTCGTGGACGCTCTTGACGCCAGTACGACGCAGGGTACGCGCGTCGTCCAGGGCCTGCAGCTGGGCACGGGCTTCGTCTTCGATGCGCTGGTCGAGGTCGGCCAGCTCTGCGGCGTAGGCCGGGTCGTTGGCCAGGCGGTCGGCGCGGTCTTCGAGGTAGCGCATGAGGTCGTGGCTGAGCTTGTCGGTGCCCTGCTTGGAAATGGCCGAGATCACGTAGACCGGGCCTTCCCACTGCAGACGCTCGACCACTTCCTTGACCCGCTCGTCACGCTCGTCGTCCATGACCATGTCGGACTTGTTCAGCACCAGCCAGCGCTCGCGCTCGGCCAGCGACGGGCTGAAGCGGGTCAGTTCGTTGACAATCACTTCGGCGGCATCGGCCGGGCTGCTTTCGTCCAGCGGCGCCATGTCGACCAGGTGCAGCAGCACACGGGTACGCGCCAGGTGCTTGAGGAAACGGATACCCAGGCCGGCACCGTCGGAAGCGCCTTCGATCAGGCCGGGGATGTCGGCAATGACGAAGCTCTTCCAGCGGTCGACGCTGACCACACCCAGGTTCGGCACCAGGGTGGTGAACGGGTAGTCGGCAACTTTCGGCTTGGCGGCCGATACCGAACGGATGAAGGTGCTCTTGCCCGCGTTCGGCAGGCCGAGCAGGCCGACGTCGGCCAACACCTTCATTTCCATTTTCAGGTCGCGCTGATCACCTGGCTTGCCCGGGGTGGTCTGGCGTGGCGCACGGTTGGTGCTGGACTTGAAACGGGTGTTACCCAGGCCGTGCCAGCCGCCTTGGGCGACCATCAGCTTTTGGCCAGGGGTGATCAGGTCACCGATCACTTCCTGGGTGGTGGCGTCGATCACCGTGGTGCCGACTGGCACGCGCAGGAACAGGTCTTCACCCTTCTTGCCGGTGCAATCGGTGCTGCCACCATTGGCGCCACGCTGGGCCTCGTGGTGACGGGTGTAGCGGTAGTCGACCAGGGTGTTGAGGTTTTCGTCGGCAACCATGAACACCGAGCCACCGTCGCCGCCGTCACCACCATTGGGGCCGCCGTTTTCGATGAATTTTTCGCGACGGAAGCTCATGCAACCGTTACCGCCGTCACCGGCTTTGACTCGAATCGATACTTCGTCAACAAACTTCATTAAAACCGCCTCTCGCCTTCCGACGAGCTGAATACTTAAAAAACCTGAGGCTCTTGCAAAAATGAGCGCGGCGGCCCCGTACGACCGTAGAAACCAACGCCGGCAGCCCATACAAACAGCTTTGCAAGAGGCTCACCACAAACGAAAAAGCCCCGTCGCATGACGGGGCTTCTGGAGCGAGGTCGCGATTAAGCGGCGACGATGCTCACGTAACGGCGGTTGAACTCGCCTTTCTTCTCGAACTTGATCACGCCTTCGATCTTGGCGAACAGGGTGTGATCCTTGCCCATGCCAACGCCGTAGCCGGCGTGGAACTGGGTGCCGCGCTGACGGACGATGATGTTGCCGGCCTTGACGACCTGGCTGCCATACATCTTCACGCCAAGGCGTTTCGATTCTGAGTCGCGACCGTTACGGGTACTACCACCAGCCTTCTTGTGAGCCATGGTTCAATTCTCCAAATAAATTCAGGGGATCTAGGGGATTAAGCCTGGATGCCGGTGATTTTGATCTCGGTGAACCACTGGCGGTGGCCCATACGCTTCATGTGGTGCTTACGGCGACGGAACTTGATGATGCGGACTTTATCGTGACGGCCTTGCGAAACGACTTCTGCAACAACTTTAGCGCCAGCGACAACTGGTGCGCCGATGGTGACTTCTTCACCGTTGGCAACCAGCAGAACGCGATCGAAAGTCACGGATTCGCCAGTGGCGACTTCCAGCTT
The sequence above is drawn from the Pseudomonas putida genome and encodes:
- the rpmA gene encoding 50S ribosomal protein L27, whose amino-acid sequence is MAHKKAGGSTRNGRDSESKRLGVKMYGSQVVKAGNIIVRQRGTQFHAGYGVGMGKDHTLFAKIEGVIKFEKKGEFNRRYVSIVAA
- the cgtA gene encoding Obg family GTPase CgtA; the encoded protein is MKFVDEVSIRVKAGDGGNGCMSFRREKFIENGGPNGGDGGDGGSVFMVADENLNTLVDYRYTRHHEAQRGANGGSTDCTGKKGEDLFLRVPVGTTVIDATTQEVIGDLITPGQKLMVAQGGWHGLGNTRFKSSTNRAPRQTTPGKPGDQRDLKMEMKVLADVGLLGLPNAGKSTFIRSVSAAKPKVADYPFTTLVPNLGVVSVDRWKSFVIADIPGLIEGASDGAGLGIRFLKHLARTRVLLHLVDMAPLDESSPADAAEVIVNELTRFSPSLAERERWLVLNKSDMVMDDERDERVKEVVERLQWEGPVYVISAISKQGTDKLSHDLMRYLEDRADRLANDPAYAAELADLDQRIEDEARAQLQALDDARTLRRTGVKSVHDIGDDDGWDDDFEDDEDGPEIIYVRD
- the rplU gene encoding 50S ribosomal protein L21, which translates into the protein MSYAVIVTGGKQYKVAEGEFLKIEKLEVATGESVTFDRVLLVANGEEVTIGAPVVAGAKVVAEVVSQGRHDKVRIIKFRRRKHHMKRMGHRQWFTEIKITGIQA
- the proB gene encoding glutamate 5-kinase, whose protein sequence is MRSKVTGAKRWVVKIGSALLTADGKGLDRGAMAVWVEQMVALREAGVELVLVSSGAVAAGMSQLGWTSRPSAMNELQAAASIGQMRLVQAWESSFGEHGKHTAQILLTHDDLSDRKRYLNARSTLRTLVDLGVVPVINENDTVVTDEIRFGDNDTLAALVANLVEADLLVILTDRDGMFDADPRNNPEAQLIYEARADDPALDAVAGGTGGALGRGGMQTKLRAARLAARSGAHTIIIGGRIERVLDRLKTGERLGTLLSPERGMLAARKQWLAGHLQTRGTLVLDAGAVQALRQANKSLLPVGVKTVQGSFRRGEMVVCVGPDGLEVARGLANYSALEAQKIIGQSSDAIESLLGYSAEPELVHRDNLVLV